In Bradyrhizobium paxllaeri, the genomic stretch GCTGCGCTCGTGGTCCTGTACCTGCGCCGCAAAAATCGTCGCCGCCAGATTGGGCGTCATGGTCGCCGCGGCTAGCGCGCTTGCGGCCGCCACCGGATTGCGCTTGTGCGGCATGGTGGAGGAGCCGCCGCGGCCTTCGCCCGAGGGCTCGAACGCTTCGCCGACATCGGTCTGCATCATCAGCGACACGTCGCGCGCGATCTTGCCGCAGGTGCCGGCAAGAATCGCAAAGACGCCGGCCGCTTCCGCCATACGGTCGCGGTGGGTGTGCCAGGGCGCGTCGGGCAAGGGCAGGTTCAGCTCCTGCGCCAGCCTTTCCGCGACCGCCAATCCCTTGTCGCCCAGCGCCGCCAGCGTGCCGGCGGCGCCGCCGAATTGCAGCGCCAGCGTTTCGCTGCGCAGGCGCTGCAGCCGCCCCTTCGAGCGGTGCAATGCAGCGGCATATTCGGCGAGCTTCAGCCCGAACGGCATCGGCAGCGCGTGCTGCAGCCAGGTGCGCGCGCCCACGGGCGTGTTGCGGTGCTGACGCGCCAGCTTGGCAAAGCCTTTGATCGCGCGATCGATGTCGGCAAGCAGCGCGTCGATGCCGGCGCGAAGGCCGAGCATGGCGCCGGTATCGATGACGTCCTGGCTGGTCGCGCCCCAATGCACATAGCGCGCCGCCGCGGCGTCCGCCCTGGTGACATTGGCGGTCAGCGCCTTGACGAGGGGGATGGCGAGGTTGCCGGCCCTGGTTGCGGCATCCGCCAGTGCGGCGATGTCGAATGATTCGGCCCGGCACGCATTCGTGATCGGCCCGGCCGCATCGGTCGGGATCACCCCGGCCGCGGCCTCGGCACGCGCCAGCGCCGCCTCGAAATCCAGCATGTTCTGCAGGCTTGCCACATCGTCGCATACCGCGCGCATCGCGGCGCTCGACAGCATCGGGGCAAGCAGGGGGGAGAGGGACGTGCTCATCGGCGCGACCTAACCATTCCGTCCCGTCAATGCCAATGCCCCTTGTCGGGTTGGCGTCTGTTGCGGTTGCGAAGATGCATCGCTTATCGCCCTTCCTTTTGGCCCGGGCGTGCTTTACTTGGGGGATAACAGTTGAAGCGATCCAGGAGGCACCCCCATGGCCATGACAATGAACGGCGAAGTCCAGCTTGCGGCGTCGCGCGAGGCCGTGTGGGCCAAGCTGAACGATCCGGAAGTGCTGAAGGCCTGCATTCCCGGCTGCGAGGAGCTGGAAAAGACTGAGGATAACGGCTTCCGCGCCACCGCCAAGATGAAGGTCGGGCCGGTGTCCGCCCGCTTCAAGGGCAAGGTCATGCTGAGCGATCTCGATCCGCCCAACGGCTACAAGATATCAGGCGAAGGTGAGGGCGGCGTTGCCGGTTTCGCCAAGGGTGGCGCCACGGTCGCGCTGTCTGAAAAGGATGGCGGCACGCTCCTGAGCTACAACGTCGAGGCGCAGATCGGCGGCAAGCTGGCCCAGCTTGGACAGCGGCTGATTAACGGTGCGGCCAAGAAGCTGGCCGACGAATTCTTCGCCAATTTCGGCAAGGCCGTGCAGGGCTGATCCAGGGGCTGCCCCCAAGGTCCGACCCGGACTGATTCCTGCACGCCGGCCTTGGTCGAACGGCCCGTCAAGTCACTCAGGCCATGTCCCAGGCGAGGGGCTCGCGAGGTTGCTCATTACCGGGATGGCCCATATTATGGGCCTTGGAATGACTATAAAACGCCTGCGCTGCCGGTATATCCGGAAGGTGCAGCTCCAAGAGAGTGCTAATGGCCAAGATTTCCCTCATCGTGAACGGTAACCCCGTAAACGCCAATGTTGATTCCCGTACCCTGCTGGTCCAGTTTCTGCGGGAAAATCTCCGGCTGACGGGCACCCATGTCGGCTGCGATACCTCGCAGTGCGGCGCCTGCGTCGTCCATCTCGACGGCAAGGCGGTGAAGTCCTGCACCACGCTTGCGGTCATGGCCGACGGCCATGAAGTCCGCACCATCGAGGGCCTGGCCGCCGACGGCGCGCCGCTGCATCCGATGCAGGAAGCCTTCCGCGAGCATCACGGCTTGCAGTGCGGCTTCTGCACGCCCGGCATGATCATGACCGCGGTCGATCTGGTCAACCGCAAGGGCCATGATCTTTCGGACCACGTTATCCGCGAGGAGCTCGAAGGTAATCTGTGCCGCTGCACCGGCTATCAGAACATCGTGACTTCGATCGCCGCCGGCGCCAAGGCGATGGGCAAATCCGCTTAATCGATTTTCATCGCGAATAGCGATCAGGAAGTTCTCATGTACGAATTCAAATATCATCGTCCGGCGACCGTGCGGCAGGCTGCCAATCTCCTGGTGAAGAACGAAGACGCCAAGGTGATCGCCGGCGGCCACACGCTGGTCCCGGTCATGAAGCAGCGGCTCGCCAGCCCGCCGCATCTGGTCGACCTCTCCCACATCGAGGGGCTCGACAC encodes the following:
- a CDS encoding 3-carboxy-cis,cis-muconate cycloisomerase — its product is MSTSLSPLLAPMLSSAAMRAVCDDVASLQNMLDFEAALARAEAAAGVIPTDAAGPITNACRAESFDIAALADAATRAGNLAIPLVKALTANVTRADAAAARYVHWGATSQDVIDTGAMLGLRAGIDALLADIDRAIKGFAKLARQHRNTPVGARTWLQHALPMPFGLKLAEYAAALHRSKGRLQRLRSETLALQFGGAAGTLAALGDKGLAVAERLAQELNLPLPDAPWHTHRDRMAEAAGVFAILAGTCGKIARDVSLMMQTDVGEAFEPSGEGRGGSSTMPHKRNPVAAASALAAATMTPNLAATIFAAQVQDHERSAGPWHAEWPTLPTLLLVTSGALAAIVDIAEGLEVDAARMRKNLDATDGLIMAEAVAMALAEKIGKSDAHHLVEAASKKAVKDKKHLRDVLTNDSKVTAQLGADEIAKLFEPMAYQGASQALIDRLLASLDNK
- a CDS encoding SRPBCC family protein, encoding MAMTMNGEVQLAASREAVWAKLNDPEVLKACIPGCEELEKTEDNGFRATAKMKVGPVSARFKGKVMLSDLDPPNGYKISGEGEGGVAGFAKGGATVALSEKDGGTLLSYNVEAQIGGKLAQLGQRLINGAAKKLADEFFANFGKAVQG
- a CDS encoding (2Fe-2S)-binding protein, whose protein sequence is MAKISLIVNGNPVNANVDSRTLLVQFLRENLRLTGTHVGCDTSQCGACVVHLDGKAVKSCTTLAVMADGHEVRTIEGLAADGAPLHPMQEAFREHHGLQCGFCTPGMIMTAVDLVNRKGHDLSDHVIREELEGNLCRCTGYQNIVTSIAAGAKAMGKSA